A single region of the Pseudomonas sp. GGS8 genome encodes:
- a CDS encoding chemotaxis protein CheV, producing the protein MSSNKARADSLSLLLFTLRSGKLMAINLLKVSEIIPCPPLTRLPESHPHVKGIATLRGASLSVIDLSRAIGERPLEDPNGGCLIVTDVSRSKQGLHVQAVSKIVHCLTTDIRPPPFGSGGVRSYITGVTSVDGTLVQVLDIEKVIHGIAPAQIEMAPTELSMEEAEVLGNARILVVDDSQVALQQSVHTLRNLGLQCHTARSAKEAIDCLLDLQGTAQQINLIVSDIEMSEMDGYAFTRTLRETPDFSHLYVLLHTSLDSAMNSEKARLAGANGVLTKFSSPELTKCLIEAARVVAEQGH; encoded by the coding sequence ATGTCCTCCAACAAAGCCCGCGCAGATTCACTTTCGCTTCTGCTGTTTACCTTGCGCAGCGGCAAGCTGATGGCGATCAACCTGCTGAAAGTCAGCGAAATCATCCCCTGCCCGCCGCTGACCAGGCTGCCGGAGTCGCACCCTCACGTCAAAGGCATCGCCACCCTGCGCGGCGCGTCGTTGTCAGTGATCGACCTGAGCCGCGCCATCGGTGAACGACCATTGGAAGACCCGAACGGTGGCTGCCTGATCGTCACCGACGTCAGCCGTTCCAAACAGGGCCTGCACGTTCAGGCGGTGAGCAAGATCGTCCACTGCCTGACCACCGACATCCGCCCACCACCCTTCGGCTCCGGCGGCGTGCGCTCGTACATCACCGGCGTGACCTCGGTCGACGGCACGCTGGTGCAAGTGCTGGACATCGAAAAGGTCATCCACGGCATTGCACCGGCGCAGATCGAAATGGCCCCGACCGAACTGAGCATGGAAGAGGCTGAAGTACTGGGCAATGCGCGAATTCTGGTGGTCGATGACAGCCAGGTCGCCCTGCAACAATCGGTGCACACCCTGCGCAACCTCGGCCTGCAATGCCACACCGCGCGCAGCGCCAAGGAAGCCATCGACTGCCTGCTGGACCTGCAAGGCACCGCCCAGCAGATCAACCTGATCGTCTCGGACATCGAAATGTCGGAGATGGACGGCTATGCCTTCACCCGCACCTTGCGCGAAACCCCGGACTTCTCGCACCTCTACGTGTTGCTGCACACGTCGCTGGACAGCGCGATGAACAGCGAGAAGGCTCGACTGGCCGGGGCCAACGGGGTACTGACCAAGTTCTCCTCGCCAGAACTGACCAAGTGCCTGATCGAGGCGGCCAGGGTCGTCGCCGAACAAGGTCACTGA
- a CDS encoding disulfide bond formation protein B, translating into MSEETIRLGRERRYLVLLGIICLALIGGALYMQVVLGEAPCPLCILQRYALLLIALFAFIGAAMRTRRSITLFEALVVISAIAGVAVAGHHVYTQLYPEVSCGIDVLQPIVDGLPLAKIFPLGFQVDGFCSTPYPPILGLSLAQWALTAFVLVVVLVPLLTWRNRKALR; encoded by the coding sequence ATGAGCGAGGAAACAATACGGTTGGGACGTGAACGGCGCTATCTGGTGTTGCTGGGTATCATCTGCCTGGCGCTGATCGGTGGTGCGCTGTACATGCAAGTGGTGCTGGGCGAGGCGCCGTGCCCGTTGTGCATCTTGCAGCGCTACGCATTGTTGCTGATCGCGCTCTTCGCGTTTATCGGCGCGGCAATGCGCACCCGTCGCAGCATCACGCTGTTCGAGGCATTGGTGGTGATCAGCGCCATCGCGGGCGTCGCGGTGGCCGGGCATCACGTCTATACCCAGTTGTACCCTGAGGTCAGCTGCGGCATCGATGTGCTGCAACCGATCGTCGACGGCCTGCCGTTGGCGAAGATCTTCCCGCTGGGCTTCCAGGTCGACGGTTTCTGTTCCACGCCGTACCCGCCGATCCTTGGTTTGTCCCTGGCACAGTGGGCGCTGACGGCGTTCGTGCTGGTCGTGGTGCTGGTGCCGCTGCTCACTTGGCGTAACCGCAAAGCATTGCGCTGA
- a CDS encoding efflux RND transporter periplasmic adaptor subunit — MRIQKKTALLAALLIALTATGVWYATKPVTAKLAAPTAIPVRVVSVVEKDVPRYVSGIGSVLSLHSVVVRPQIDGILTKLLVKEGQLVNQGDLLATIDDRSIRASLDQARAQLGESQAQLQVAQVNLKRYKLLSVDDGVSKQTYDQQQALVNQLKATAQGNQASIDAALVQLSYTQIRSPVTGRVGIRTVDEGNFLRMTDTQGLFTVTQIDPIAVEFSLPQQMLPTLQGLINDPQHTPVKAYIGADTDGETSNLLGEGHLTLIDNQINANTGTIRAKAEFANPTQKLWPGLLVTVKIQTALDKNALVVPPTVVQRGLDQHFVYRVNGDKVEAVQVQMVYQGSGQDILKGVKPGDVLVSDGQSRLKPGSTVQVLSEPSQVVQSEPKP, encoded by the coding sequence ATGCGAATTCAGAAAAAAACCGCCCTGCTCGCCGCCCTTCTGATCGCCCTGACAGCGACGGGCGTTTGGTACGCCACCAAACCCGTCACCGCCAAACTGGCCGCCCCCACCGCCATTCCCGTGCGGGTGGTCAGCGTTGTTGAAAAAGACGTGCCCCGTTACGTCAGCGGCATCGGCTCGGTGCTGTCCTTGCACAGCGTGGTCGTACGCCCGCAAATCGACGGCATCCTCACCAAACTGTTAGTCAAGGAAGGCCAACTGGTGAACCAGGGCGACCTGCTGGCCACCATCGATGACCGCTCGATCCGCGCCAGCCTCGATCAGGCCCGGGCGCAACTGGGCGAAAGCCAGGCGCAACTGCAAGTGGCCCAGGTCAACCTCAAACGCTACAAACTGCTGAGTGTCGACGACGGCGTGTCCAAGCAGACGTACGACCAGCAACAAGCCCTGGTCAATCAACTCAAAGCCACCGCCCAAGGCAATCAGGCCTCGATCGACGCTGCTCTGGTGCAGCTTTCCTATACACAGATTCGCTCCCCGGTCACCGGCCGCGTTGGTATTCGCACGGTGGACGAAGGCAACTTCCTACGCATGACCGACACCCAAGGCCTGTTCACGGTGACTCAGATCGACCCGATCGCCGTGGAGTTTTCCCTGCCGCAGCAAATGCTGCCGACCCTGCAAGGCCTGATCAACGATCCACAGCACACGCCAGTCAAGGCTTACATCGGTGCCGACACCGACGGCGAAACCAGCAACCTGCTGGGCGAAGGCCACCTGACCCTGATCGACAACCAGATCAACGCCAACACCGGCACCATCCGCGCCAAGGCCGAATTCGCCAACCCCACACAGAAACTCTGGCCGGGCCTGCTGGTGACGGTAAAGATTCAGACAGCACTGGATAAAAACGCGCTGGTGGTGCCGCCCACCGTCGTACAACGCGGGCTCGATCAACATTTCGTCTACCGGGTCAATGGCGACAAGGTCGAAGCCGTCCAGGTGCAGATGGTCTATCAAGGCAGCGGCCAGGACATCCTCAAAGGCGTTAAACCGGGCGATGTGCTGGTCAGCGACGGCCAATCGAGGCTCAAACCCGGCTCGACGGTTCAGGTACTGAGCGAGCCATCGCAAGTGGTCCAGTCAGAGCCAAAACCATGA
- a CDS encoding N-acetyltransferase, with protein MRRNLAEGVPLFTWPNGIELTEYRPELAEAVHHLMELGYRDGGGRVPALKIWQQRFETDPEYDPALCFIALDAEGIVGVAQCWTSAYIKDLVVHPRAQGVGLGRALLLHAFKVFAQRREGFVDLKVREDNLRAQRLYESAGMYVVRRELIPI; from the coding sequence ATGCGGCGCAACCTCGCCGAGGGTGTGCCGCTTTTTACTTGGCCAAATGGCATTGAGCTGACCGAATACCGCCCCGAACTCGCCGAAGCCGTTCATCACTTGATGGAACTGGGTTATCGGGATGGCGGCGGCCGCGTACCGGCGCTGAAAATCTGGCAACAGCGGTTTGAAACCGATCCCGAATACGATCCGGCCTTGTGCTTCATCGCTCTGGATGCCGAAGGCATCGTCGGCGTCGCCCAGTGCTGGACCAGTGCCTATATCAAGGATTTGGTGGTGCATCCGCGCGCTCAAGGCGTTGGACTTGGCCGTGCGCTGCTGCTTCATGCTTTCAAGGTGTTTGCGCAGCGCCGCGAAGGATTTGTGGATTTGAAGGTGCGGGAAGACAACCTTCGGGCGCAGCGTTTGTACGAAAGCGCCGGGATGTATGTGGTCCGGCGGGAGTTGATTCCAATCTGA
- a CDS encoding YkgJ family cysteine cluster protein: MNTPFSCVGCGKCCNDHHVPLTLAEARMWAADGGQVIVLVEAFLANGLGLPTQQREHAERRSMLVRSGTCEAHVAITFAAYNVGPCRNLDENNLCRIYERRPLVCRIYPMEINPHIPLNPAVKECPPESWDKGPDLIVGGELVDQELAGLIQRSRQADRDEIQAKDAICALLGIRTTALKGDGFTAYLPDMTAFAMIIDQVAQQSPAGSGSEWVFHVSGDDIAGQVLAAGAQVATEAPLNYAFISLRAA, encoded by the coding sequence ATGAATACACCGTTTTCCTGCGTAGGTTGTGGCAAATGCTGCAACGACCACCATGTTCCCCTGACACTGGCCGAAGCCCGCATGTGGGCGGCCGATGGCGGCCAGGTGATCGTGCTGGTGGAAGCCTTTCTCGCCAATGGCCTGGGCCTGCCAACACAACAACGCGAACACGCCGAACGCCGTTCGATGCTGGTTCGTAGCGGCACCTGCGAGGCGCACGTGGCGATCACCTTTGCCGCCTATAACGTCGGTCCTTGCCGGAATCTTGACGAAAACAACCTCTGCCGTATTTACGAACGCCGACCGCTGGTGTGCCGTATCTATCCGATGGAAATCAACCCGCACATCCCGCTCAACCCGGCGGTAAAGGAATGCCCGCCCGAGTCATGGGACAAAGGCCCGGATCTGATTGTTGGCGGTGAACTGGTCGATCAGGAACTGGCGGGATTGATCCAGCGCTCCCGCCAAGCGGATCGTGATGAGATTCAGGCCAAAGATGCGATATGCGCGCTATTGGGAATTCGGACGACAGCGCTGAAGGGCGATGGGTTTACCGCTTATCTGCCGGACATGACCGCGTTTGCCATGATTATCGATCAGGTGGCGCAGCAATCGCCGGCGGGCTCGGGCAGTGAATGGGTGTTTCATGTGTCTGGCGATGACATCGCCGGGCAAGTGCTGGCCGCCGGGGCGCAGGTTGCGACTGAAGCGCCGCTGAACTATGCGTTTATTTCGTTGCGGGCGGCCTGA
- the cyoA gene encoding ubiquinol oxidase subunit II, with product MSKNRYPRLLGLLPLLGTLLLGGCNMTLLDPKGQVGLDERNLIITATLLMLLVVVPVIVMTFLFAWKYRASNQDAVYTPKWSHSTKIEIAVWTIPVLIIIALGYVTYKSTHALDPYKPLESDVKPITIEVVALDWKWLFIYPEQGIATVNKIVFPAHTPINFKITSDAVMNSFFIPALGGQIYAMAGMQTKLHLIANQNAEMDGISANYSGAGFTGMKFKAIATSQEDFDAWVSEVKKAPKQLEQAEYAALSKQSQNNPVELYSSVTPNLFQIIVDKYEGMKPGKPMHHEKKEHEMAAMEGMDMSSHSAAGAEE from the coding sequence ATGAGTAAAAACAGGTACCCCAGACTACTAGGCTTATTGCCGCTGCTCGGCACGTTGTTGCTGGGAGGCTGCAACATGACCTTGCTCGATCCCAAGGGCCAGGTCGGCCTGGATGAGCGAAACCTGATCATCACCGCAACGCTGCTGATGCTGTTGGTCGTCGTGCCGGTCATCGTCATGACGTTCCTGTTCGCCTGGAAATACCGCGCTTCCAACCAGGACGCCGTCTACACGCCAAAATGGTCCCACTCCACCAAGATCGAAATCGCGGTGTGGACTATTCCGGTCCTGATCATCATTGCCCTGGGTTACGTCACCTACAAGTCGACCCACGCTCTGGACCCTTACAAGCCGCTGGAATCCGACGTCAAGCCGATCACCATTGAAGTGGTTGCGCTGGACTGGAAGTGGCTGTTCATCTACCCGGAACAAGGCATTGCCACGGTCAACAAGATCGTGTTCCCGGCGCACACCCCGATCAACTTCAAGATCACTTCCGACGCCGTGATGAACTCGTTCTTCATCCCTGCTCTGGGCGGTCAGATCTACGCGATGGCGGGCATGCAGACCAAACTGCACCTGATCGCCAACCAGAACGCTGAAATGGACGGTATCTCCGCCAACTACAGCGGCGCGGGTTTCACCGGCATGAAATTCAAAGCTATCGCCACTTCTCAGGAAGATTTCGACGCCTGGGTAAGCGAAGTCAAAAAGGCACCTAAACAGCTTGAACAAGCTGAATACGCAGCCCTGTCCAAGCAGAGCCAGAACAACCCAGTCGAGCTTTACTCCTCGGTCACGCCGAACCTGTTCCAGATCATCGTCGACAAGTACGAAGGTATGAAACCGGGCAAGCCGATGCACCACGAGAAGAAAGAGCACGAAATGGCCGCCATGGAAGGAATGGACATGAGTTCGCATTCAGCTGCCGGGGCAGAGGAGTAA
- the hmpA gene encoding NO-inducible flavohemoprotein produces the protein MLSVQDRAIVKSTVPLLESGGEALITHFYRMMLSEYPEVRPLFNQAHQASGDQPRALANGVLMYARHIDQLDQLGDLVAKIINKHVALQILPEHYPIVGSCLLRAISEVLGDEIATPEVMSAWGAAYNQLAEILIGAEASIYDQKAQAPGGWRGAREFIVAAKVEESAEITSFYFEPADKGPILAAEPGQYIGMKLILEGEEIRRNYSLSALANKGQYRISVKRETGGRASNHLHDQLHVGASIMLFPPAGDFTLTASDKPLVLISGGVGITPTLAMLEAALATERPVHFIHCARNGSVHAFRDWIDGLAERHPQLKRFYCYAEDDGVSPAADKVGLLSQEQLGEWLPQQRDVDAYFLGPKGFMAAIKRHLKALGVPEKQSRYEFFGPAAALE, from the coding sequence ATGCTTAGCGTTCAAGACCGTGCCATCGTCAAATCCACCGTGCCGTTGCTGGAAAGCGGTGGCGAAGCGTTGATCACTCACTTCTACCGCATGATGCTCTCCGAATACCCGGAAGTCCGCCCGCTGTTCAACCAGGCCCACCAGGCCAGCGGCGATCAGCCTCGCGCCTTGGCCAACGGTGTATTGATGTACGCGCGGCACATCGACCAGCTTGATCAGTTGGGCGATCTGGTGGCGAAAATCATCAACAAGCACGTGGCCCTGCAAATTCTTCCGGAACATTATCCGATCGTGGGCAGCTGCCTGTTGCGAGCCATCTCTGAAGTGCTGGGCGACGAAATTGCCACGCCTGAAGTGATGAGCGCCTGGGGCGCGGCCTATAACCAACTGGCCGAGATCCTGATCGGTGCCGAAGCCAGCATCTACGACCAGAAAGCCCAGGCACCGGGCGGCTGGCGCGGTGCACGGGAATTCATCGTGGCGGCCAAGGTCGAGGAAAGCGCGGAAATCACCTCGTTCTACTTCGAGCCAGCCGACAAAGGCCCGATTCTCGCGGCCGAGCCCGGTCAGTACATCGGCATGAAACTGATCCTCGAGGGAGAGGAAATCCGGCGTAACTATTCGCTGTCGGCGCTGGCGAACAAGGGCCAGTACCGCATCAGCGTCAAGCGCGAAACCGGTGGCCGCGCTTCCAACCATTTGCACGATCAATTGCACGTCGGCGCGAGCATCATGCTGTTCCCGCCAGCCGGCGACTTCACCCTGACCGCCAGCGACAAACCGTTGGTGCTGATCAGTGGCGGCGTCGGCATCACCCCGACGCTGGCGATGCTCGAAGCGGCGCTGGCAACCGAGCGGCCGGTGCATTTTATCCACTGCGCGCGCAACGGCAGCGTTCATGCCTTCCGCGACTGGATCGACGGGCTGGCTGAGCGTCATCCGCAGCTCAAGCGTTTCTATTGCTACGCCGAAGATGATGGTGTCAGCCCGGCGGCGGACAAGGTTGGCCTGTTGAGCCAGGAGCAACTCGGCGAGTGGTTGCCGCAGCAGCGCGACGTGGATGCTTATTTCCTGGGGCCTAAAGGCTTCATGGCGGCGATCAAGCGTCACCTCAAGGCCTTGGGGGTGCCGGAGAAGCAAAGCCGTTACGAGTTCTTCGGGCCGGCAGCGGCGTTGGAATAA
- a CDS encoding ester cyclase: MTHITFSRRLTLAGLSLTAALLASPFASAEPALLQPQSLIVDQSLPKTQRDAMELAARRYGSFWNSGEEALAKAALSEQFVDKTPPEGRVQGPTGPLLASKFFRTAVPDLSCEIEQMIIAGDRVVVHLHFRGHFTGPFKALKGQGQRVDFRATDIYQIDNGRIAANWHIEDNISLMQQLQAQPPAS; the protein is encoded by the coding sequence ATGACTCACATCACTTTCTCCCGCCGTCTAACCCTGGCCGGTCTCAGCCTGACCGCTGCGCTGCTGGCGAGTCCGTTTGCCTCTGCCGAACCGGCCTTGCTCCAGCCCCAAAGCCTGATCGTCGATCAGAGCCTGCCCAAGACGCAACGCGATGCCATGGAGTTGGCCGCCCGGCGTTACGGCAGCTTCTGGAACTCCGGGGAGGAGGCCTTGGCCAAGGCGGCCTTGTCGGAGCAGTTCGTCGACAAGACCCCGCCCGAAGGCCGGGTTCAGGGGCCGACCGGGCCGCTGCTGGCGTCGAAGTTCTTTCGCACGGCGGTGCCGGACCTGAGCTGCGAGATCGAGCAAATGATCATCGCCGGTGATCGGGTGGTGGTGCATCTGCACTTTCGCGGGCACTTCACCGGCCCGTTCAAGGCTCTCAAAGGTCAGGGCCAGCGTGTAGACTTCCGGGCAACCGATATCTATCAGATCGACAACGGTCGCATCGCGGCCAATTGGCATATCGAAGACAACATCAGCCTGATGCAGCAGCTGCAAGCGCAGCCGCCGGCGAGCTGA
- the norR gene encoding nitric oxide reductase transcriptional regulator NorR — protein sequence MTAKLLLTTLLPLVSDLSRELPEGERYRRLLEAMRALLPCDAAALLRLDGEWLVPLAVDGLSTDTLGRRFKISEHPRFEVLLSSPGPTRFAADSDLPDPYDGLVDGLHEHLEVHDCMGCPLFIDERPWGLLTLDALDPERFEPIELDALQAFASLAAATVNAAERIERLASRAEDEHQRAEVYRQASGQQNREMIGQSKTYKRLVEEINLVGGSDLTVLITGETGVGKELVAQAIHAASPRADKPIISLNCAALPDTLVESELFGHVRGAFTGATNDRRGKFELANGGTLFLDEVGELSLAVQAKLLRVLQSGQLQRLGSDKEHQVDVRLIAATNRDLAEEVRSGRYRADFYHRLSVYPLLVPALRDRGRDVLLLSGYFLEQNRSRMGLNSLRLTSDAQAALLAYGWPGNVRELEHLIGRSALKALGNCTQRPKILSLSAADLDLPNGGVVPAPEPVDAAPAAVLVPGDLREATEHYQRQLISACLERHQHNWASAARELGLDRANLGRMAKRLGMK from the coding sequence ATGACTGCAAAATTATTGCTCACGACCCTGCTGCCCCTGGTCTCCGACCTGTCCCGCGAACTGCCCGAAGGCGAGCGCTATCGGCGCCTGCTCGAAGCCATGCGCGCCCTGCTCCCTTGCGACGCCGCCGCCCTGCTGCGACTCGACGGTGAATGGCTGGTGCCGCTGGCTGTGGACGGGTTGAGCACCGACACCCTCGGCCGACGTTTCAAGATCAGCGAACACCCGCGCTTCGAAGTGCTGCTCAGCAGCCCCGGCCCGACCCGCTTCGCCGCCGACAGCGACTTGCCCGATCCGTATGACGGCCTGGTCGATGGTCTGCACGAGCACCTGGAAGTTCACGATTGCATGGGCTGCCCGCTGTTTATCGACGAGCGTCCGTGGGGTTTGCTGACCCTCGACGCGCTTGACCCTGAGCGCTTCGAACCGATCGAACTGGACGCCTTGCAAGCCTTCGCCAGCCTCGCCGCCGCCACAGTCAACGCCGCCGAGCGCATCGAACGGCTGGCCAGTCGCGCCGAAGACGAACATCAGCGCGCCGAGGTATACCGTCAGGCCAGCGGCCAGCAGAACCGTGAAATGATCGGCCAGAGCAAGACTTACAAACGACTGGTGGAAGAGATCAACCTGGTCGGCGGCAGTGATCTTACGGTGCTGATTACCGGCGAAACCGGGGTCGGCAAAGAGCTGGTGGCGCAGGCTATCCACGCCGCGTCGCCCCGGGCCGACAAACCGATCATCAGCCTCAACTGCGCCGCCCTGCCGGACACGCTGGTGGAGAGCGAACTGTTCGGTCATGTGCGCGGTGCTTTCACCGGGGCGACGAACGATCGGCGCGGCAAGTTCGAACTGGCCAATGGCGGCACGTTGTTTCTCGATGAAGTGGGCGAACTGTCGCTGGCGGTGCAGGCCAAATTGCTCAGGGTGCTGCAGAGTGGGCAATTGCAGCGCCTGGGCTCAGACAAGGAACATCAGGTCGACGTGCGATTGATCGCAGCGACCAACCGCGACCTGGCCGAAGAAGTGCGCAGCGGTCGCTACCGTGCCGACTTCTATCATCGCCTGAGCGTGTACCCGCTGCTGGTGCCCGCTTTACGAGATCGCGGTCGGGATGTGCTGCTGCTTAGCGGCTACTTCCTGGAGCAAAACCGCTCACGCATGGGCCTCAATAGCCTGCGCCTGACCAGCGATGCCCAAGCGGCATTGTTGGCGTATGGTTGGCCGGGGAATGTGCGGGAGCTGGAGCACTTGATTGGCCGCAGTGCGTTGAAGGCGCTGGGTAATTGCACGCAACGGCCGAAGATTCTCAGCTTGAGCGCGGCGGATCTGGATTTGCCCAATGGCGGCGTTGTACCCGCGCCAGAACCGGTGGATGCTGCGCCAGCGGCTGTGTTGGTTCCGGGGGATTTGCGTGAAGCCACCGAGCACTATCAACGCCAACTGATCAGTGCTTGCCTGGAACGGCACCAGCATAACTGGGCCAGCGCGGCGCGGGAGTTGGGCCTGGATCGGGCGAACCTGGGGCGGATGGCGAAGCGGTTGGGCATGAAATGA